The genomic window aattcttttacaaattgataataataatttttttaaaaaaatatttttttaagaaaattatttataaaaatttataattttggcttgatattttacaaatcagtttatatagtataaaaaataatatttttagaaattatttgtgaaatttattgtttgaactttgatttttataacctatgatataacatatatatatatatatatatatacatatattgaaaaaatatttgtaaaaatcttttgtttgagctattaattttttacttgatctcaataaaaaattatgactaTGTCTCTATATTGCCACTcctctacttttattttttatttttaaatcggACGGatctaattttaatatatatatatatatatatatatatatatatatatatttaagctAAACACCagaatattttttagtttcaaatggtgcaatttttatgagatattttttactCATACAATACCAgtctatgttattaattttatttaataatataatcaagtaaactaatatgaaaaataaagttttacaaaaaaattttaaaaaaatatggatttgaaaaaaatgataaaaaaacgttataataattttgcgctaatcaaacatgtttttgtttacagatttttaaaatacacaacagTTAGTGTAtctaaacatgtttttgttttcaaaaacttaaaaataaaatgaaaacaaagcaaaaacaatacaaaagtgaaacaaaaaaaagaaaagaaaaacagaaacgatgccaaacgacccctaagatattaaacatcaaaaacaaatattaaacaaaatcgtacattttaaatgaaaacttatgtagttatACGTCAACACACAatgctaaataaaaatatacttaataaatGGGGAGTGCATTTTGTAAGTGAGacaaaattggatttttaaataaaataaactgatgcagggattgaaaaataagtaaactgaAAAAAGAGGGACTGCAGGAGAAATTGAAATGTTAGAAGGACTGCAGTGAATATTTGAATAGTTGTAAAGACTAATAAATAACTTCTcctaattattatttgatctgATGTTTTATGAATTACtctagtatattttttttaaaaaatctatgattttagtttttttgatttttgaaaaatggataaaacacCAATTCATTGAAAACGAACAAATATAGAAACCGGGAAACCTAACAAGAGGCAAAACAACAACAGAAAGCACACTAATAAAGAGAACAAGTGCTGTCACACAGAAAAAGGGGATGTGCACCATTCACGAGAATGATGCACGCCGGTGTTGATTAGACTAGACGGACGCCCTCAATGGAAGGGgcagtttttaatttttacaaattagtttatataatatatattattatatttttagtagagttttcgcaaaaattattgtttaacatCTGATTTTgtataaactaaactataaattaacatattaaataaatttaaaaattataacaattttattaattaaacttttttttttttgcaattcgCCTCTCTAACCTGTAATTTCTGACTCAGTCACTATGTAAATATgactctctaaccctagcctaCTAAATCTTTTCTTTCACGAAATCTATTCCCATTTGCTTTCTAGCCGTTATTTTATAAAGGAAAGATGACGCTACTTTTTTTATTCCAGCATGTGatctaaaatgtttttaattaaaattaattaaaaatagggtGTTTATTGATGTCATGATTTTTCCCTATATCGACTTGTTGTGTTACatattttgtgatattttgtaacatatatatatatatatatacacctacaaatacaatcaaaatcacacatgcatgtaaaaaaaattagttagttACAATCTCAGTGAGCGATGACAAAGTGGGCAGTTGTCACTTTGCACTAGCCAACGGACTATGTAGTTTACATGAAAATGATGACGACACTACATGCTCTCACAATCCTAGGAACCATTACATCAAAACAAACCACATAGTTCTCTTCAGTACCATCAACTTTCTCTTCCTCACTCTTTTCTCTcctctcattctttttcttgttgttggtgttgaagAATTCTACATGTTGCAATAGGGTCATGCCAACAATTAGAGAAATCCCGGCATGTTAAGAAGgttcatcctcatcatcctcacTATCCTCTGAATCTCAAATTGCATGTGAATAAAGACTTTAGAGACAAAGTTTACTTCCCTGAATTTGACTTAGTATGAGCCCTCCGTACATTCCTAAGTGTGGGGTCTTTTATTCTACAAAGTCTTTAACTAGGGTTGCCTTGTTAAAAATGAcgaatcacaaatcaaattttatttttttaagatttcaaAGGGATTGTAGGTTCATGACTTTCATTAGGGGCAAGCCTCTATtgttaattaccccagacttATGCATGGGAACTTCTGATTAAGAACAAGTGTGACTGAGAAATATTAGattcaagaaattaattttattaatatccaaaaagaaatttataaaaatacataaatttgatcAAGAAATACATGGACTATAAATTCTAGttatcctaatcctattttcttAATCTTCCTCTAGCCTCACGTAATTTGGGTCTACTTTGACTTCATTCTATCCCAACTTTTTCCCTGAGAACCATGTTGAGGGCATTTCATTTGACTTTGTTGACTTTGGTCTcatcttttttgtttgtatcttgaatatCAATTGTATCTCAAGTTGTGATTTCTCTATGTTTATGAATCATGAACTCAATTTAATTAAACTTAGATTTTTGAAAACTCCGGCATTATACTTGTAAAGCTTTCAGTCTTGgacttgtgaagctctttgacttttgatgtcttaaGATTCTTGAAATCATTTGTCATATCATTTGAACTCTTCAAGCCTCGACTCTCCTGTGCTTTTGAGCCTTAGCTTGTTCATCTCTATGTCATAACCGCTCATATGGTTAGGCCACTAACTTGGTTGGTttgacttgtttgtttttagaATACCTAGTGGACTTTGGGCAGTGATCCCCATTTGACTGCGAATCATAGActtgatttcttttggttttggaGTTTGAAGGCTCGATGTCTCACACTTGTGAAGCCTctttcttcattattattaagaaatatatatatatattttttttatatcaattcgtttgaattttttttgttcactCGGAGAACTTTTTTTAGTTATCATTTAGAGAACTTTCTTTCTCTTCACTAATTGAACATTTTAGTCAATTTGAGAgaactcttttcttttctttttttactcatattcaattttttttacatgtgaGATGTGAGcatcattcattaattttttttgctcAGGAAAAACCACTATTTGACCCATGTGGATCTCAAGCAGGAAGTTGTTCATCATTGCTTTGGACTCCACAAGAGTTACTGATCTTAAGAGAATCTCAAGAGGATTTCCACTTTATCAAGAgggtctcaagaggtaatggagAAACTCTCACAATGAGGGAtttctaccactacattggacctCAAAATAAGTTAATGGTCTTTAACATAGTTTTCACTCAACttaagagagtctcaagagataatggagaaattctcataattagggttctctaccactacattgaaCCTCAACATAAGTTGGTGGTCTTCAACATATTTCCCACTTAAGTAAAAatagtctcaagaggtaatgagaaaACTCTCACAATGAGAGCTTTTCTACCACTACCTTTGACCTAGCAAGAGAACATGGAAGTCTTCCAAACATTTTCCAGTCAACTCAAGAAAAGTCCTGAGaagtaatgaggaaactcttaCAAAACTGatctctctaccactacattagaCTCAGCAAGGGATCAtggtttttaaaaacattttccaCTTAACTCAAgtgagtctcaagaggtaatgaggaaactctcacaaagagagctctctaccactacattagaCTCAGCAAGAGATCATGATCTTCAAAAGTATTTTCCACTTAACTCAAGGGAGTCTTAAGaagtaatgaggaaactctcacaAAGAGAGCTCTTTACCACAACATTGGACCTCAACATGAGTGGGTGGTTCTCAAAATACTTTCCACTCAACtcaaaagagtttcaagagATAACGAGAAAACTCTCATAATGAATGCTCTGTACCATTACATTGGACCTCAACATGAGTGAATGGTCTTCAACATATTTTTTACTTAACTCAAGagataatgaggaaactctctcaaaaagagctctctaccactacattggacctCAACATGAGTGGGTGGTCTTCAAAATACTTTCCActcaactcaagagagtctcaagaggtaacgAGAAAAGTCTCACAATGAAAGCTGTCTACTATTAGATTGGACCTCAACATGAGTGAATGGTCTTCAACATATTTTTCACTCaactcaagaggtaatgaggaaactttcacaatgagagctctctaccactataTTGGACTTTAATATTAGTGAATGGTCTTTAGCATATTTTCCACTTAACTTAAGAGAGTCTCAAAAGATAATGAGAAAACTCTTATAAGGAGAGCTCTCTACTACTACATTAGACCTCAACATGAGTGAGTGGTCTTCAACATATTTTCCACTTAACTCAAGacagtctcaagaggtaatgagaaaACTCTCACAAATatagctctctaccactacattggacctCAACATGAATGAGTGGTATTCAACATATTTTTCACTTAACTAAaaagagtctcaagaggtaatgaggaaactctcacaAGGAGATCTCTCTATCATTACACTAGACCTCGACATAAGTGACTggtcttcaatatatttttttacttaactgaagagtctcaagaggtaatgaggaaactctcacaATGAGAGATCTCTACCATTACATTGGACTTCAACATGAGTGGGTGGCCTTCAAGAGACTTTTCACTCAACTcaagagtctcaagaggtaatgagtaAACTCTCACAAAGAGAGCTCTATACAGCCACTACATCTTGGCACCACTCTATGGGTATTGTTTGGTGAGATCATGGGCATGATGGGTTTTCACAACGACCGTTGTGAGGCCGTTATGGCTCATGTGTTGCTTCCAATGGTTTCATGCTGCCATGGCTTGATAACGACAGTGGTGAGTGTAGACAACGGCCGTGGTGAAATGTCACCATGGCCATTGTAAACTGTGGTGAAGCTCTAATCAACAACTTagcatattttgttttaaaacgcCCTCGAATTCACTTATTTGTTCTTAAATCAGAAATAAAGGctgtggtgaacaaaagaatgatcttttgtactaattaggtgctaaacatATCAAATTTCATGCCAAATACAGTGTAAATGttatagaaaatatgaactttctatCACTTATCAGTCCCCCTAAGTTCGAAAACCTAACCCTAAACCCCTGAGACAGAGGACTAATATGGCTCACTTAAAAGTAGTAGAGGCTCtaaaaagttacaatttaaagtaaaagactaaaagtagagggactatttagAGAAATATACCAATAAATATAAGCTGATTTAAtagaaaaggagagaaaaaaatgttgatttgaTTCCTTGTCCTCGGGGTAAATATTTCTtattgtactatatatatatacataatacatATCTTGTTCTGACCATATTGCACTATGTGTCATTTTATAATCCAAGAAATGCCCCTTGCTTTTTGTTTAAGTAGAAATGAAAATGGAAGAATTACAAGGGTATTTAGAAAAGATGATCTAGGCAAAGGTACTTCCTATTACTATATCCACTTCTCTTTCAGGAGTATATTTACACACTTGTTCACGATCATGGTTTAAATGGtttgttttgtgaaaattttggaTTATGACAATAAATCTAGTTTAGTACTAGTGAAACATTTAATTATTGGGcacaacaatttttttcttattctcaaATGATATTAGAAGGTTCTGCAATCAGTATGAAAATTCCATTTTATATTGTGATTCGGATTTTCCctcgaagaaaaagaaatatctaAATCACTAAAAAAAGCAATCTATTCATTCAATATTTCCCTTCTTAGAGGATAAATCATCACATTTAAATTATGTGTCAGATATATTAGTACCCCCATCCCATCCATCTAAAATACTAGTTCAAATACTTCAATGCTGGACTCAAGATGTTTCCTCTTTGCATTTTTTGCGATTCTTTCTCCATGAATATAATAATTCGAATAGTTTCATTATGTATAATTCTTATGTATAAAAACCTATTTATGTGATttcaatttcaaaagaaaataaaagattttttttgatTCCTATATAATTCTTATATATACAACTGGATCTAGTGTTGATTTTAGTCACAATCAATAAACTAGACAGACTTTGTTagtatatttcaatatataaattgaaagGTTCAAATTTGAAGTGAAGAGTAAAGGGGTGGGAGTAACTAGTATTTATCTTTGTGTAATTAGTGTAATtatttcctccttttttttgctctattcatattttttttcttgttagtGGAATTCAAAAAAGGGAGTTAATCTTGTTTATTGTATATCTATTAATTGAATAAATCCGATATTTTTGCTCTtcctattctttattttttcccatccaatttattattttagtcgTTCCAATCCAATAAACACAAGTCATTATTTGATttacttaatttgatttgttttctcaACATTCCATTGATATTGACAATGGTGTAttgaacaaatataattaattcgatcataaataaatagatcTGTTTACACCCACCCCATATTGCTGATTGGAATTGAGAGAATAAAATAATCCAAATGGAATTTGACTTTACTTTTCTTGATGCTGAAGTAACTCTCATCAACTAGCACTATTCTGATGCGAAGCATTAGTAGTAATTAGTCAAATACATTAACTTGCAGCAGATATAATCTATCTACGTGGATAACAACATTTGTGTTCAGAAAGAGCCACATATCGTACCATATTACACTAAATAAATATCTGTATTATAATCTAGCCAGTGttcaaataaattgataagATTTGTTCCCATCGTATCTAGACAATCTTATTTTTTTGGACATAAAGAGATAATGAAGCCATTGCAATTGCCGGAAATACTAGGCCTACTAAGGGCACAAAAATAGAGGGGAAGTTAAGATCTGTCATAGAATGGGTACCTCGATTTAATATTTGTACCTCTTATAAAGAGGTCTTATGATAACTATATCtattataaataacaataactaGTTAATAAGTGCAAGGGATctaatataaaactaaattaagtTACTTTTTACACGAATATAAAAGAGTTTCTTATCAGTTCACGACTCTAACTAACCTGATCCAACAAACAGGGATTCATAGTAAAAATGGGGTTCTCGGTAGATATAGAAATCATCTCTATTCTATATTTcttctttctatatttttctattttatttctatattttctattttttattattgtctgTATTGCTACCTAAGAATGTATTAATACCTAAGAAAGTGAgagaaaatttgtatttttctttttcccaatTCAATTGCTCAGGAAGAAAAAATTCACCCTTTTATCCTGTTGATAGAATGATTGGTACTAATCATGAATAGAAGTAAGATAAAAATGGATCtagagggaaaaagaaaaagtaattcCACCTTCTGACTCTTCCCACAAATGGAACTTATGTTACCAAAGAAATCAccatttttcttagttttttttattacgaTGAACTCAAAAATCTGATTTtcaatatcaaaatatacaGAATAACTATCGCCATTACTATCCCTAACTAAAAAAGTGTCATCAGAGATCAAACTCCAAATATTCCTGAtctcaaataaataatcaacaGTACTGAAACTATAATTGCTGCTATCACTCCAACCAAGAATGTTTTTTTCCGTATCATTTAGAATGGAGTCTTCACTTTCATTGGTATATTCAATACCATCAAGACTATCCATTGATTTACTTAGACCATACCTATGTTCTAACCTCTCATTAGACAATATCGAATTGAACCACCACCATTTCTCCATAAAGTCTTCCTGCCCcctatttgataaaaatacaataaatgaaTAGTCATTCGATGAATAATCATTTTACTATTTGATTTCCTATCAGAATTAAGCATATGGATCTAATCATTAGGATTGTTAACTAATAACGAGTGAGTATTGAAAGAAATGATTCTCCTTTGGTGAATCCGGAATATCACTATATATTGATACAATCTTTTTCTCCATtataaatagaagaaaataatgGTTTCTCTCATGTCATGTACAAATTTTATCATcgaaagataaataaaaaatagttgttttttcctataactataaaataaagaatttattcTCGTACAATCTGGtattatataatcaaataatataatagatTAAGTTTCTATTGTAGCATGGAACGAAAAAGACAATATACAGAATGGGGTAAAAGGAGCCCTTTCGTTGGCTTGATTTATGGTCTGAAATGAAATTGCGGAATATAAAAAAGAATCCGCCAATCCAAAGATCCAAGGGGTGTACATATCAAAgatatatacaaatacatagTATAAGATactcattctttattttattcgGCTCAATCCTTTTTTAGTAAAAGATTGGGCCgagtttaattataattaggaGAACAAACAAGAATTACcaaattctttttctcttcatctAACATGTCTACACGTCTAGTGTATCTACTGGCTTGTATTCGAATTTGATCTCCTTCCATACTTCACAAGCAGCAGCTAGTTCAGGACTCCATTTGCTAGCTTCACAGATTCACGAGCATGGTCGCCCTCATTACGGGTTTGTACACACGCTTCTAAAGCCACTCGATGTTAAAACCCAAATGAATTCATCTTGCTAATCTTCTCTTTCGAGGCAAGAACCATGTCCTCTCCCAACCTTGATTCTCTTTTATCCAATTTTTAAagactttttttattgttcctTGCTACTACCTCTATgatgctttattttcttaagtttattttttcttttttatttcatgttagATTCTTTTGATCTTTACTTCAAATTCGTATTCTTGAATTCTTAGAATCATTGGGCAAGTAGGGTATTGATTTCAGGATCAAATTGGTCCATTTTCTTGaggttttgtgtttttttgttaattttttattttagaattttggaTATAATTCTTGATAAGTGCATAAAAACACGTAGttgcatattatatatttgtgcACTTAGCTTGTCTTCTAGCATGAATTCTTCTATATTGGTACTATGGtgggtattttattttgaataagcAAGTATTCATGCACTTGAGACAAAAGGATGAAAATTATAGCAAATCAAATTGAAGGTCAAAGGCAAAATTCTAAAGAAGAGCATGTAGATCATTGGTGTGGAGAGATTGCAAAGAACACCCAAAGCACAGTCATTCTGATCAAAGAATGATCTTGCTTAAAGAGCATGGATGTGCTCTTAGGCCATGCTGATTGCTAGAAAtccaaaatcataatgattcaattcctgAGTGCACCCACTAAGAAGCACGAGTTAAGCACACCCTAAGTAGGGGCTTGCAGTATCTTTTTACCTACAGTATAAATTATGACAGTTAGTATTTTGGGGAAAGGGAGGCTTTTGGGTAAAAGCTTCATcggaggctagggtttcgaaCATAGATCAATGAAAGCCAATCTAGGATGTGTTGATGCTACTATATTGGCACTCTCGGTGCAGGATTGAGGGCGAGATTAACGTTAGCTCAAGAGATTCTAGTATTCACATCAAGAGAAACATTGGGGAAGTCTCTTCTAGATGCCCACTCTTGAAGCCCATAACTCACTAAGAGGTCCAATGCATGGCAGACTTCTCTCTTTAAAGGGGACCTCACCATTGCCTTTTGACATTCACAAGAGTTGAGGCTTAACAGAGAGGATCCTCATAAAAGGGCAAGGGTCTTCCATGAGTTAATGATTGCAAACTCTCAAACTAATGAAGACAATAAAGTTCAAAGGTTAAgagaaaaatattcaaaataaaacaattcatATCAGTTAATTTAGTGCCCCGGTAATATAAGAAGGTCATTTGACAATGTAAATATCGAGTCAAGACTCGCAATCTTTGAAGATTCAAGACCCAAAATCATACAAGAATTACAAATGAAACTCTTAAGTTCCAAGGCATAAAAAAAAGACCTAAAGAGTTTCacatgaaaaacattaaaaattcatGAACATGAAATGTCAAATTTTCAAGCATTAAAGTTCCAAGGAGAATATAGTCGTCACATGTAATCCTTGAAAGATTATGACTTGAAATCCAAGAACTATTTAAAAAGCACATAAGTCAAAGTAATCAAGTTGATCCCTCGATGATGAAGGAGGGTCATGACTTGATAATGTCAAAATCTCATAAGAATGACTAATGGAACTCTAAAATTGCAAGATATAACTGAGTCAAAGACCAAAAAGTTCCACAAGACTTGAAGATGTCATAGACATGAAAGGTTGAAGTCTTCAAAATGGTAACGGTAAAGGAGATCAAGTTCGTGTctcacaaatatatatagatcacAACTTGAGATCCAAGTAATATTTTAAGATGCAAAACCAAAACTAGAAGAATGGTCACATTTAACAAGTCAAAGAAGATTCATTCAAGCACATATTTCTATGGAAGAGTAGGGAGAAACTAGAGTATTACAGTCCCTTCCTATGAAGTTGAAAAGGCTCAAGTtataaaattaaggaaaaaaaagggtTCCTAGTCTTAGTACCTCTAGTCAagtctatatatttatatatcttatgagattaataaaaattgaattttcttttgtttgcatacctctcattcacacttgttctTAATCAAAGGTCCGACGTGATATTATCTCGGGTAATTACTTGCCCCTAATAAAAGTTATGAACCAGTAATCacttaaaaacttaaataattaaaatttgatgagtggccatattttacaaaaaaaaaaaaatgatttgcgATCAATTATTTTTGGCTGATCCACCCTAACAAAGGCTGGGGGAGAACAAATGACCCCACaactttaatcatttttatGCAATTATAAAGAAACCCATTGAACTAGGGAACaattgattttaaataaaatataaaataaattaaaaaatgatctAAGAGCACATAATTTGaaagattataattattatttctttcaatcttaattttaatatggaataataataaatatactcAACATATTTGAGTagtgacaacgcccttgcgtgtgacccgcaagtgcacgggtttatcgagtaataaatcccaggtgagtggggtatcgtatccacatagagtagggagtaaaaatacttaaattgctacttaaccacgtgaaaagtgaacaatgatagtgttgataaaatgtaatgaaaacaaagataaaaagaaacaagaatgagaggcaaaagtaggtgagaggtaaggcaatcgatagaagtggagTACTCGgccaatgctccccctagggttaatgtttcaagtgcaagaccaactatcatacttcctaatcaatgctaaatgagtcgtggaaatccttaatcacacggtcccaaatccaaggtcaactgtgactaactctacactatatcccggtggagaaatcgctcagtctcaacacctcacactgtgtaaagttgcatggagttctagggaatccaagtgataaaccatcttcctatgtatagacctaaccctttggtccatacgaaaggcccctagtcacatctaagccccaaacactagagtcacttcaatgcATCACTCTGTTTCtcgggcaactaagccccagcagagttcatcctctacaacttcactctattatgaccgcaaagaactcaaggaaatggaggtaggataaatcataccggaggggaaaggggacgctccactacctctcgactcaccctctcaaccctctccaatcaagcaatgtctaaccctcgtagtgtgtcacttaTTTACAATGGTTACAAAATCCAAGAttgaactcaattgaaacatcaattaaggaaagcataataaaagatcaatgaaacaataacatcctagggtttacaaaatccaagtacccactatggggtttagctctccatggagcataatacaatcaacaatgaaatcgaaactaaaaacaagtgttccataggAAAACCTCCTCGGTAGTCGATGTCGATGGTCTTTGTGGAGTAGcgaagtcttctccaaaggtccccttgtccggcctggGACACACTTCGTcggatctatgccgacgaaagctcccccaataaccttcttccaagtgaatcaCTGTGTCGAATCCCTTAaactactccaaagacttgccaaaagcctttccaaaccctagccgatggcttcccaaacgatggagaaaagtggaagagaagagaggaaaaagatTCCCAacaatcgggctgaatcgcggtttaaatagggctagaatcgggaatccacatgcccctgtagatctaccacacgggcttgtggaatttccacacgcccgtgtgaattctcttgaaattctgttttcggccggctgtgaatagtgactgctacaatgattgctacattgttttgctacagtaacataCTACAGTActcgccaaaaacactcccaattccacacttttcatcgaggcaacataaacgggcacacgtttatgtcgtagatcgcaactcttcttcaatcaaaggctttgttggtgaagatcttgttatcaatgcacaagtcaggatacgcaaatgtaaatgcctttgtgcccctccaactcattgtaatgatttgaattcatgaaggttggaacacattcacgtatcctgaagtcccacttgtgtcttcgtgtttgttccttccaagattccaccaaatagtgtgtttacgatatacttttggcttcttttctcaatacttagcttcacaaccctacatgcgcaaaagaacacaaaatacacatgtattagcgcttaaacctactAAAAGTAAATGctaatcataagaaaaaaacactttgcattcttatcacacaagcacttatcaaactctcccacacttaagcttttgcttgtcctcaagcaaagaaatacacattgaaacatagaagaaggaaatattaaaagtgctcggccttaggtttaccaaaagcatgcaaggagagcattctacaagtaaggaaaatttcaacactaaataaaaaaaaaatcaatgatctagccaaaaactcgaatcaaaaaggacaacaaacccgaaatcgtgtaagtgtgtgtaaactcactcaattcaaaccaaagtatactcctcaaagtcctaagtataattaacttatttatctacaaaacataacaaaataaaaagatggtagtagcttcacacatcctctaaggtagccctttcccaagtggccgctaaggtgactttcacactttcgaggtggtagctctttctaccggggtggtagctttcactcatcccatgagatagctctttctctcattagggcataactagtatccgacttatgagagtagctagatataacataggtggtagctctttccacccctaatgca from Dioscorea cayenensis subsp. rotundata cultivar TDr96_F1 chromosome 9, TDr96_F1_v2_PseudoChromosome.rev07_lg8_w22 25.fasta, whole genome shotgun sequence includes these protein-coding regions:
- the LOC120268598 gene encoding LOW QUALITY PROTEIN: maturase K-like (The sequence of the model RefSeq protein was modified relative to this genomic sequence to represent the inferred CDS: inserted 2 bases in 1 codon; substituted 1 base at 1 genomic stop codon), with translation MKMEELQGYLEXRXSRQRYFLLLYPLLFQEYIYTLVHDHGLNGSAISMKIPFYIQSIHSIFPFLEDKSSHLNYVSDILVPPSHPSKILVQILQCWTQDVSSLHFLRFFLHEYNNSNSFIMYNSYV